Part of the Sphaerochaeta associata genome is shown below.
AGCGCGAAGAAAGGCCCAAACCATCCTTGCCCTGGCTCAACAGGTCATCCAAGACCCACAGGTCCTTGAGGATCTCTCCTCCTTGGATGACCGGCAGTGTCTGACACGTCTGTGCAAATACAAGGGCATCGGGCCCTGGACGGCGAAAATGTATCTGATTTTTGTATTGGATAGACCGGATGTCCTTCCCCTCGAGGATGGAGCGTTCCTGCAAGCCTATCGCCACCTCTACGGCGATGCAGATATAGAAACAAGGGCCTCCGTCTGGAAGCCCTATCGTTCACTCGCTGCACGGTATCTCTACCGCTTTCTCGATCTCGGGTACTGCCGCTAGGCCAGAAGCGCCTTGGCAAGCTCCTGCATTCCCGACAAATCCTGGTCGGTCGGGTTCCAATTCACCTTGACCTCGGCATCGACTACAGAGAAGCCCGCTTTGGTCAGCTCCGTACGAAGGACGGAATTTCCCTCTCCACTCCAGCCGTAACAGCCGTATACGCCGGCCTTCTTGTTCTTGAACTGCAGTTCGGAGAGGAAATGGAGCCAGCCGCCGACCGAAGAGAGAATCGATTTGCCCGCCGTCGGAGAGCCTACGGCTATCGCCTTCGACTTGAACACCTGCGTCATGATGTCATTCTTGTCGGTCTGGCTGATATTGAACACCTTGACCTTGGTATCGGGACTCAGTGCCTGTATCTGAGATGCAAGGGCATGGGAAAGCTGCTTTGTTCCATCCCACATCGTGTCGTAGACGATGGTGATCTGGTCCTCCTGATAGGCATCAGACCACGCCGCATACTTCTCTACGATCTGCAAGGGGTTGTCACGCCAGATGGCTCCATGGCTGGGGGCGATGATGTCGATGGGGAGATTCAGCTTCACAATCTCCTCGATCTTTCGTTTCACCAACGAGGAGAACGGGGTGAGGATGTTCGCATAGTACTTGATCGCCTCCTCTGCGAGCAGGCACTGGTCGGCCTTGTCGTTGAAGAGCTCCTCGATTCCGTAGTGCTGACCAAATGCATCGTTGGAGAACAAAATGTTGTCACCGGTCAGGTACGTCGCCATGCTGTCAGGCCAATGGAGCATGCGCATCTCAACAAATACCAGGCTCTTGCCGTTGCCCACGTCGACTGAATCGCCGGTCTTAACCACCTTGAAGTTCCATTCAGGATGATGGTACTGGCCCACCAGGGACTTCACTGCATTGGCTGTGCAATAGATCGGAGTCTCGGGGATTCTTTCCATCAGATACGGCAGAGCCCCGCTATGGTCGACCTCCCCGTGATTGACTACGATGAAGTCGATTTTCTCAAGCTGTATTTCCTTTTCAAGATTGTCCCGGAACTCCTTCTCATACGGTTTCCAGATGGTGTCGATGAGGACAGTCTTCTCCTCCTCGATCAAATAGGCGTTCTGACTTGAGCCGTGATTGATCGAATAGTCATCGCCATGGAAGGTCTTGAGTTCCCAATCAATCCTTCCAACCCAAGATACATTGTTCTTGATCGTCCTTTTCATGCATTCTCTCCTTGTCTTTATCAGAATACACCACCTTCAACTGAACCGCTATGCTGCAGCTCGATGCAGGATCCATATTTAAAAAGCCAGTTCTTTCAGCTTCGCCAAGTCGGCAATGGTGATTTTCTTCTTCCCGGTTATGCGAATAATCTGCTGTTCCTGCAGGACTGCCAGCTTGCGGTTCACCGTCTCCTTCGTCAGGTGGGTGGCATTCCCTATGTCCTCCTGCGACAGGAACAACTCAAGATTTGCGCTGCGAACAGCGCGTTGATGCAGGTACATGCAGATGCGCTTGGTCACATCCTTGGTACAGAGCATCTCAAGCTGCTGGCGGTACTGCTCCAGTTTGGTATTCAAATATGTCATGACTTTCAGCGAGATGGAAGGATCGGCGAGCATCAACTGCTTGAGCTTTTCCCCCTGTATCATGCAAATTCCGCTTCCTTGCTCGGCTATTGCACTCTCCTGCACCGTCCCGGGGGCGAACAAGCCGTCAGATCCGTAGAAGTCCCCGGGAAAGAGGGTGTCCAACAGCAGCTCCTTGCCGTCGACGGAGTAGCGCACCAGCTTCAGTGAGCCCGAGCGGACGATGTACAGGTTTTCCGATGCATCACCCTCGCGGAACAGCACTTCATCGGCCTCCAGCTCCCGCTGGAGAATGAGTCTCTGCACCCGCCCTATCTCGGAGGGGTCCAGATGTTGGAAAATGGGGACATTATGCAGACAAGGAGAGGTACCGTCGGAACAGGCGCTGCAATGCATCATAGCCATCAATCGTCCTCGTAGAGTTCGTTGACCAGAGCCCATGCATCCCCGTCGCTCTTTCTCAGACCGCAGAGCAGCGTGTACTGATTGAGCAAGGTCAAAAGATGTTTTTCCCTCACTTCCTGAGGACTGGAGAGAGCAATAACCGACTTCAGCTCCTCGCTATTGTCGTCCAGGTTTTGCACACGGTCGAACTCTCTGAGCATATCCTCCCTGGTGAACAGGAAGAAGTCCTTCACACCAAGTATCATGACCGGCATGTACTGCCTGCGCTGCAAGGCCTCGGCGGTAAGCTTGATCTGCTCTTGCGACGCATCCGGCTGCAATGCCTCATAGGCTGCTTGTAAATCATCCATACAGAGTGCCTCCTCTCTCTATGATACTCAAGGTCTAGAGAAAAAGCAAAATGAATAGGAGTTGTCATGATTATGCAGAAAATCCAAGAAACTAATGCATATTCCGATAAATATACATTTATCCGGCAATGGATTAGTTCAGACTTGATAAAAAGTACAAATATTTGATGCAAAATTCTGTAATATTTGTTAATATCTATGTAGCAGTTCGGAATTTTTATTACAGGATTGTACCACCGGTGGGGAGAAACAACATGATCAGGGAGAGGATTCGAGAAAATCTTGGCAGCATGTCCCCGTCCTTTCAGGAGATCGGGCGATGGCTGTTGGACAACTACGATGCAATAGGATTCTCCTCGGTTCATGACCTGAGCAAGACCATCGGGGTCAGCAATGCATCCTTGGTCCGATACACGCAGGCCCTCGGCTTCAAAGGCTACAAGCAGTTCAGGGAGGCAGTCCAGGAAGAGGTGAAAACAAAGCTGCATCCCGACTCAGAGGTCACCCTCAACGAACTGGACCTGTTGCCGGTCAAGAAACAGCTGCAGCGTCTCTCGGAGAACGAAATCAACAATCTCAGCAAAACCTTGAAAGACATCAGTGTACAGTCGTTGCTTGAGATGGTTGAAGGAGTGTTTGCCAGCAACCGTATATTCATCAGTGGATTCGGTGTCAGCA
Proteins encoded:
- a CDS encoding DNA-3-methyladenine glycosylase family protein; translated protein: MHEQAIQHFKNADPILDYVIGKVGALDYTPESDGFAFLVQVIIGQMLSAKAADTIHSRLLAKVDGTVTPTAVAMLEEDSLRSLGIARRKAQTILALAQQVIQDPQVLEDLSSLDDRQCLTRLCKYKGIGPWTAKMYLIFVLDRPDVLPLEDGAFLQAYRHLYGDADIETRASVWKPYRSLAARYLYRFLDLGYCR
- a CDS encoding MBL fold metallo-hydrolase, whose amino-acid sequence is MKRTIKNNVSWVGRIDWELKTFHGDDYSINHGSSQNAYLIEEEKTVLIDTIWKPYEKEFRDNLEKEIQLEKIDFIVVNHGEVDHSGALPYLMERIPETPIYCTANAVKSLVGQYHHPEWNFKVVKTGDSVDVGNGKSLVFVEMRMLHWPDSMATYLTGDNILFSNDAFGQHYGIEELFNDKADQCLLAEEAIKYYANILTPFSSLVKRKIEEIVKLNLPIDIIAPSHGAIWRDNPLQIVEKYAAWSDAYQEDQITIVYDTMWDGTKQLSHALASQIQALSPDTKVKVFNISQTDKNDIMTQVFKSKAIAVGSPTAGKSILSSVGGWLHFLSELQFKNKKAGVYGCYGWSGEGNSVLRTELTKAGFSVVDAEVKVNWNPTDQDLSGMQELAKALLA
- a CDS encoding Crp/Fnr family transcriptional regulator, which encodes MAMMHCSACSDGTSPCLHNVPIFQHLDPSEIGRVQRLILQRELEADEVLFREGDASENLYIVRSGSLKLVRYSVDGKELLLDTLFPGDFYGSDGLFAPGTVQESAIAEQGSGICMIQGEKLKQLMLADPSISLKVMTYLNTKLEQYRQQLEMLCTKDVTKRICMYLHQRAVRSANLELFLSQEDIGNATHLTKETVNRKLAVLQEQQIIRITGKKKITIADLAKLKELAF